One part of the Salinivirga cyanobacteriivorans genome encodes these proteins:
- the dnaN gene encoding DNA polymerase III subunit beta, with protein sequence MNFVVSSTDLLNHLQAIAKVISSKNTLPILDNFLFELKGNVLTITASDLETTLVTSMEVDNAEGEGVIAVDARRLLKLKDTSEQPLTFNINTESLSVDILSESGKFTKVEQKGEDYPKHQEIDDAQKTEITLKSEALLSAINKTIFATAEDDLRPVMNGILFAFSPDYLTAVASDAHKMVRYRRLDVKADQEASFILPQKPAQMLKNLLPNDETEVKVTFDQQNAIIEFGNFLQVCRLVEGKYPNYEAVIPKDNPYKMTVDRLDLHNKLKMVSGYANPASNLVKLSVAPNELKVSAQDLDFSMSAFERLKCEYEGQEMEIGFKALFMIEIVANISSPDIFIELSDPSRAALFLPVEKEDENEDLLMLLMPMMVNQ encoded by the coding sequence ATGAATTTTGTAGTATCGAGTACAGATTTACTAAATCATTTACAAGCTATTGCTAAAGTGATTAGTAGCAAGAACACACTGCCTATTTTGGATAACTTTTTGTTTGAACTAAAAGGCAATGTGCTAACAATAACAGCCTCCGACCTGGAAACAACACTTGTGACTTCTATGGAAGTGGACAATGCAGAAGGGGAAGGTGTTATTGCTGTAGACGCACGCCGTCTTTTAAAATTAAAAGATACTTCGGAACAGCCTTTGACATTCAATATCAATACTGAATCACTTTCAGTAGATATTTTGAGCGAAAGCGGTAAGTTCACAAAGGTTGAACAAAAGGGAGAAGATTATCCTAAACACCAGGAGATAGACGACGCCCAAAAAACAGAAATTACTTTAAAATCCGAAGCATTGCTTTCTGCCATCAACAAAACCATCTTTGCCACAGCAGAAGATGATTTAAGGCCAGTCATGAACGGAATTTTGTTTGCTTTTTCTCCTGATTACCTTACAGCCGTTGCCTCAGATGCCCATAAAATGGTTAGGTACCGCCGATTGGATGTGAAAGCCGACCAGGAAGCATCATTTATTCTACCGCAGAAACCAGCTCAAATGCTAAAGAATTTGCTTCCTAACGACGAAACCGAAGTGAAAGTTACATTTGACCAGCAAAATGCCATTATTGAGTTTGGCAACTTTCTTCAGGTTTGTAGGTTGGTAGAAGGTAAATATCCAAATTACGAAGCGGTTATTCCAAAAGATAATCCGTATAAAATGACAGTCGACCGGCTGGATTTGCACAATAAACTTAAAATGGTTTCAGGTTATGCCAATCCGGCTTCTAACCTTGTGAAATTGAGTGTTGCACCAAACGAACTCAAAGTTTCGGCACAAGACCTTGACTTCTCAATGTCGGCTTTCGAGCGTTTGAAATGTGAGTACGAAGGTCAGGAGATGGAGATTGGATTTAAGGCGCTATTTATGATTGAAATAGTAGCAAATATTTCATCGCCTGATATTTTTATAGAACTCTCTGATCCTTCGAGAGCTGCTCTTTTTCTACCAGTAGAAAAAGAGGACGAAAACGAAGACTTATTGATGTTGCTAATGCCAATGATGGTGAATCAATAA
- the gldF gene encoding gliding motility-associated ABC transporter permease subunit GldF: protein MWTLFRKELSSFFTSLTGYIVVIIFLLINSLFMWVFPGTINVVESGYANLDALFIMAPWVFLFLVPAVTMRLFSEEKKTGTIDLLLTRPLSDMQIVLAKYLAGTGIVIISLIPTFVYFYSIWQLGDPVGNLDLGGTWGAYIGLLFLASIYVAIGVFASSLSDNQIISFLIAVSLSFVFYVGFDSLAQLSSADQLAFYIKNLGINEHYSSISRGVIDSRDIIYFLAVITIFLLFTRTVLQSRKW, encoded by the coding sequence ATGTGGACACTCTTCAGGAAAGAACTTAGCAGTTTTTTTACCTCACTTACAGGTTATATTGTCGTAATCATTTTTTTATTGATTAACAGTTTATTTATGTGGGTTTTTCCCGGAACAATAAATGTTGTCGAGTCAGGTTACGCTAACCTGGATGCTTTATTTATTATGGCGCCCTGGGTATTCTTGTTTTTAGTACCTGCAGTTACCATGCGCTTGTTTAGTGAGGAAAAGAAAACAGGCACAATTGATTTATTGCTTACGCGACCGCTATCCGATATGCAAATCGTGCTGGCCAAATATTTGGCTGGAACAGGAATTGTAATCATTTCGTTAATTCCCACTTTTGTATATTTTTATTCTATCTGGCAACTTGGGGACCCGGTTGGAAATCTGGATCTTGGTGGTACCTGGGGAGCATACATTGGTTTGCTGTTTCTGGCCAGCATTTATGTTGCTATTGGCGTATTTGCCTCTTCTTTGAGTGACAACCAAATTATATCATTTCTAATTGCTGTGAGTTTATCCTTTGTTTTTTACGTTGGTTTTGATTCACTGGCACAATTAAGCTCAGCCGATCAGCTTGCATTTTATATTAAAAACCTAGGAATCAATGAACATTACAGCTCAATCAGCAGAGGTGTAATCGATAGTCGCGATATCATATATTTTCTGGCAGTTATTACCATTTTTTTATTGTTCACACGCACAGTCTTGCAAAGCCGAAAGTGGTAA
- the gldG gene encoding gliding motility-associated ABC transporter substrate-binding protein GldG, whose protein sequence is MKRSRLKRNHIIQLLLSILTVLLIGFVSSRVFFRIDLTTDNRYSINESTKTALQDLDDIVYVKVYLDGDLPAAFEELRRSVLETMEEFRAYAGSNIQYEFINPAESEDQKTRNEIARQLVDKGLNPRTIRVEDKDGYKTKYLFPGAVIMYRQEEVVLNFIDSKASGRTAVERLINDAQEKLEYNFLNKIREVTSVFPATIAFITGHGELERSQSISFARELSDMYSIKLVDPDEYIYALRDSMRLKYDAIVVAKPRTRFSEKDKFIIDQYIMHGGKVLWLVDYNDVHMDSLARKSTTQAIPIQRQLNLNDMLFSYGVRINTGIIQDLRSAPIPVNTAAMGAEPQFTPTPWVYFPVIAPRPIHPITTNIGPIKTEFTNPLDTVGRNPDVEKQILLKTSQYSRVISSPALIDLSIINEKPDPQRFRSGPQNVAVLLEGNFQSAFKNRLVDDFTENTFFDFKEKSKKTKMIVVSDGDVAKNPVITRNGDQQSLPLGSDKWFEDINFSGNKPFLLNAVNYLTDDNELVTLRGRKFELRLLDRQKLRNEKTFWRALNIGLPIVVMLILAFVFHFLRRLKYTKKSSQ, encoded by the coding sequence ATGAAACGTAGTCGATTAAAAAGAAATCATATTATACAACTTTTGCTGAGCATACTCACCGTATTACTCATTGGGTTTGTCTCTTCAAGAGTGTTTTTCCGTATCGATCTCACTACAGATAATCGTTACTCAATAAACGAGAGTACAAAAACGGCCCTTCAGGATCTCGATGATATAGTATATGTAAAAGTATACCTTGATGGAGACCTGCCGGCTGCATTTGAAGAGTTAAGGCGTTCGGTTCTGGAAACGATGGAAGAATTCAGAGCATATGCTGGATCAAATATACAATATGAATTTATCAATCCGGCAGAAAGCGAAGATCAGAAAACCAGAAATGAAATTGCAAGGCAGCTGGTCGATAAAGGATTAAATCCACGCACCATTAGGGTAGAAGATAAAGATGGATATAAAACTAAATACCTTTTTCCCGGAGCAGTTATTATGTATAGGCAGGAAGAGGTGGTGTTAAATTTTATAGACAGTAAAGCTAGTGGACGTACTGCGGTAGAGAGATTGATTAATGATGCTCAGGAAAAACTAGAATATAATTTTTTAAATAAAATAAGAGAAGTAACAAGTGTTTTCCCAGCCACAATAGCCTTTATAACGGGGCATGGAGAATTAGAGCGGAGTCAAAGCATATCTTTTGCGCGGGAGCTTTCTGATATGTATTCGATAAAGCTTGTGGATCCCGATGAGTATATCTATGCGCTACGGGATTCAATGCGCTTAAAATATGATGCAATAGTTGTAGCTAAACCCAGAACCAGGTTTTCTGAGAAGGATAAGTTTATTATCGATCAATACATAATGCATGGTGGTAAAGTGCTGTGGCTTGTCGATTATAATGATGTCCATATGGATAGCCTTGCAAGAAAAAGTACAACCCAGGCAATTCCAATACAGCGACAGCTTAATTTAAATGACATGTTATTTAGCTATGGGGTGAGAATTAATACCGGTATAATTCAGGATTTACGGTCTGCTCCAATTCCAGTAAATACAGCTGCAATGGGTGCAGAACCACAATTTACTCCAACACCATGGGTTTATTTTCCTGTAATAGCACCAAGGCCGATTCATCCGATAACAACCAATATCGGACCAATCAAAACTGAGTTTACAAATCCACTGGATACAGTAGGTAGAAACCCTGATGTGGAAAAGCAAATATTACTGAAAACATCACAATATTCTCGCGTAATAAGTTCACCAGCTTTAATTGATCTTAGTATAATTAATGAAAAGCCAGATCCGCAGAGATTCAGGTCGGGACCACAAAATGTGGCAGTATTACTCGAAGGCAACTTCCAATCAGCTTTCAAAAACAGATTGGTAGATGATTTTACAGAAAACACATTTTTCGATTTTAAAGAAAAAAGTAAAAAAACAAAAATGATTGTAGTTTCAGATGGGGATGTCGCCAAGAACCCGGTAATTACTCGAAATGGCGACCAACAATCGTTACCTTTAGGATCAGATAAATGGTTTGAGGATATAAATTTTAGCGGGAATAAACCATTTTTGCTCAATGCTGTTAATTACCTCACTGATGATAATGAACTTGTAACTTTACGTGGCCGAAAATTTGAATTACGCTTACTTGACAGGCAAAAACTCAGAAATGAGAAAACGTTCTGGCGAGCTTTAAATATTGGCTTACCAATTGTGGTTATGCTTATCTTAGCTTTTGTATTTCATTTCTTAAGAAGATTAAAATACACCAAAAAAAGCAGTCAGTAA
- a CDS encoding DUF4340 domain-containing protein, whose amino-acid sequence MKKYIIQILVIIVLVGLIVAAQLAPYGTSRLFDMLKIGKQATIRELRDFNIEDTAKIDRIFMVDKENNIVELTESEQGKWYVNEEFLAKKNNVQLLLKTLHRMRIKTPVAKAAEENILKSLATKSVKVEVYSDDDLMKTIYIGGVTQNQLGTYALLEGSNRPFVIEIPGFRGYLSSRFTTNPVSWRSTRIFYYDQSQIDEIGVRVGDKPEESFKIYVNGRNEYELYGEGKKAKVFDTLAVRRFVKEFEHKYHSHFVLGKSPKQVDSVFNSSFFYRFSVKLNNDESVELSLHRNKNISPNVTDDDIFTVNQLNGIINRNTWVLVQTHVFATMFKELSDFKPQF is encoded by the coding sequence ATGAAAAAATACATTATACAAATACTTGTTATTATAGTACTGGTTGGATTAATAGTAGCTGCCCAGTTAGCTCCATATGGCACCTCCAGATTGTTCGATATGCTTAAAATTGGCAAGCAGGCGACTATTCGTGAACTCCGGGATTTTAATATTGAGGATACTGCTAAAATAGACCGTATTTTTATGGTCGATAAAGAAAATAACATTGTTGAGCTTACCGAATCAGAACAAGGGAAATGGTATGTGAATGAGGAGTTTCTTGCAAAGAAAAATAATGTTCAACTCCTTTTAAAAACTTTGCATAGAATGCGGATTAAAACTCCCGTGGCCAAGGCTGCTGAGGAAAACATTCTCAAAAGTCTGGCTACAAAATCAGTTAAAGTTGAAGTTTATAGCGATGATGATCTGATGAAAACCATATACATTGGGGGAGTTACACAGAATCAACTTGGAACATATGCCCTCCTGGAAGGTTCGAATAGGCCTTTTGTAATAGAAATACCAGGATTTCGGGGGTATTTATCGAGCAGGTTTACCACTAACCCGGTTTCATGGAGGTCGACAAGAATTTTTTATTATGATCAGTCCCAGATTGATGAAATAGGTGTTAGAGTTGGAGATAAGCCGGAGGAGTCTTTTAAAATATACGTGAATGGTCGCAATGAATATGAGCTATACGGAGAGGGAAAGAAGGCTAAGGTTTTTGATACCCTGGCTGTTAGAAGGTTTGTAAAAGAGTTTGAGCATAAATACCACAGTCACTTTGTATTGGGTAAAAGCCCCAAACAAGTAGATTCAGTATTTAATAGCTCATTTTTTTATCGGTTTAGTGTGAAATTGAATAATGACGAAAGTGTTGAGTTGAGCTTACATCGAAATAAAAATATTAGTCCAAATGTAACAGATGATGATATTTTTACCGTGAACCAACTTAATGGTATAATCAACCGAAACACATGGGTACTGGTGCAAACACATGTTTTTGCCACCATGTTTAAGGAACTTAGCGACTTTAAACCACAATTCTGA
- the aspA gene encoding aspartate ammonia-lyase, with the protein MHQANAQLINAGAQYASGSTRHEHDLLGDRDVPDHVYYGIQTLRALENFNISGVSLQFFPTLISSLGIVKMAAAKANHDLGLLEDDVTDAMVQACDEIMKGKYHRHFVVDMIQGGAGTSTNMNANEVIANRALEIMGHKKGAYEYCHPNNHVNLSQSTNDAYPTAIKIALLYSNIKFVEVLKDLVDSFRQKGQEFADVIKMGRTQLQDAVPMTLGQEFEAYATMLEEEVERLENNADLFLEVNMGATAIGTGINADPDYSEKCVNHLRDITGLDIKLAKNLVEATQDTGAFIMYSSAVKRLAVKLSKISNDLRLLSSGPRTGFNEINLPPMQPGSSIMPGKVNPVIPEVVNQIAFKVIGNDLTVNLASEAGQLELNVMEPIIVQSLFENIEMLKNGMEVLKYRCIDGITANKEHCMNLVHNSIGLVTALNPVLGYEICTKLAKKALEENRSVYDLVLEQKLLSKEELDRVLAPENMVKPHKLTLNK; encoded by the coding sequence ATGCATCAGGCCAATGCACAACTTATAAATGCAGGAGCACAATACGCCTCAGGTTCTACAAGACATGAACATGATTTGCTGGGCGACCGCGATGTACCTGATCATGTTTATTATGGAATACAAACGCTCCGGGCCCTTGAAAACTTTAATATTTCAGGTGTTTCATTGCAATTTTTCCCAACACTGATTAGTAGCCTGGGCATTGTGAAAATGGCAGCTGCAAAAGCAAATCACGATCTGGGCTTATTAGAAGACGATGTAACCGATGCTATGGTGCAGGCTTGTGATGAAATAATGAAAGGGAAGTATCACCGGCATTTTGTGGTTGATATGATTCAGGGCGGTGCCGGTACATCTACTAATATGAATGCCAATGAGGTAATTGCCAATCGTGCCCTTGAAATTATGGGGCACAAAAAAGGTGCATACGAATATTGTCACCCAAATAATCATGTGAACCTGTCACAATCGACCAATGATGCATACCCTACAGCCATTAAAATAGCGCTGTTGTATTCAAATATCAAGTTTGTAGAAGTTTTAAAAGATCTTGTTGATTCATTTCGTCAAAAAGGGCAGGAGTTTGCCGATGTTATTAAAATGGGGCGGACTCAACTTCAGGACGCAGTGCCAATGACACTCGGACAAGAGTTTGAAGCTTATGCTACCATGCTTGAGGAGGAAGTTGAGCGTTTGGAAAATAACGCAGATTTATTTCTGGAGGTCAATATGGGCGCAACTGCTATTGGAACAGGTATAAATGCCGATCCTGATTACAGTGAGAAATGCGTAAATCACCTTCGCGATATTACCGGCCTGGATATTAAGCTGGCTAAGAATTTAGTTGAAGCAACACAGGATACAGGTGCATTTATTATGTATTCTTCTGCAGTAAAGCGTTTGGCTGTTAAATTAAGCAAAATAAGTAACGACCTCAGGCTGCTGTCATCAGGTCCCCGCACCGGATTTAATGAAATTAATTTGCCACCAATGCAACCTGGCTCATCAATAATGCCCGGTAAAGTAAATCCGGTAATCCCAGAAGTCGTAAACCAAATCGCATTTAAAGTTATTGGTAACGATTTAACCGTTAACCTGGCTTCTGAAGCAGGGCAGCTTGAGCTTAATGTGATGGAACCAATTATTGTACAAAGCCTTTTTGAAAACATCGAGATGCTTAAAAATGGCATGGAAGTGCTGAAATACAGATGCATTGATGGAATTACAGCCAATAAGGAGCATTGTATGAATCTTGTCCATAACAGTATTGGGCTTGTAACAGCCTTAAATCCTGTTTTAGGATATGAGATTTGCACGAAACTTGCTAAAAAAGCACTCGAAGAAAATCGAAGCGTATATGATTTGGTGTTAGAACAGAAGCTATTGTCAAAAGAAGAACTGGACAGGGTATTGGCACCTGAAAACATGGTAAAACCGCATAAATTAACATTAAATAAATAG